Proteins from one Mucilaginibacter jinjuensis genomic window:
- the pepT gene encoding peptidase T yields the protein MNSQLNFTVAERFLRYVTIDTQSDGESPTCPSTEKQKNLGRLLVEELLAIGLTDAEIDENGYVYATIPATSDKDNISVLCFCSHMDTSPDCSGENVKPLVHKNYQGQDLVLPDDNSIVLKMAEHPDLKNQIGNDVITASGTTLLGADNKAGLAEIMDAAYQLINHPEIKHGKIRILFTPDEEIGRGVDKADLKKLGADVGYTMDGESAGHFENETFSADGAKLIINGISSHPGFAKGNMQSAIKIAGKIIAALPHELSPEGTEGMEGFVHPVSVSGHAEQAVIDFIIRDFEDEKLVDYANVIRSIANGVIKSFPGTTFDLQVKEQYRNMKKVLDQHPKITEYGLEAIKRAGLKPELKSIRGGTDGSRLSFMGLPCPNIFAGEHAFHGKQEWVSIQDMQKAVEVILNLAEVWEENS from the coding sequence ATGAACAGCCAATTAAATTTTACTGTAGCCGAGCGTTTTCTGCGCTACGTAACCATAGATACCCAGTCGGACGGCGAATCGCCAACCTGCCCATCAACAGAAAAACAAAAGAATTTAGGTAGACTTTTAGTTGAAGAACTATTAGCCATTGGCCTTACTGATGCCGAAATAGATGAGAACGGTTATGTATATGCCACCATTCCGGCCACGAGCGATAAAGATAATATCTCGGTACTGTGTTTCTGCTCGCACATGGATACTTCGCCCGATTGCAGCGGCGAGAACGTGAAACCCTTAGTGCACAAAAACTACCAGGGACAGGATTTGGTTTTGCCGGATGACAATAGCATTGTGCTGAAAATGGCAGAACATCCTGATTTGAAAAACCAGATAGGTAATGATGTAATTACTGCCAGCGGTACAACCTTATTGGGTGCCGATAATAAAGCAGGCCTTGCCGAAATTATGGATGCAGCCTATCAGCTTATTAATCACCCTGAAATTAAACACGGTAAGATCAGGATATTGTTTACACCTGATGAAGAGATTGGCCGTGGCGTAGATAAAGCCGACCTGAAAAAATTAGGTGCCGATGTGGGCTATACCATGGACGGTGAAAGCGCAGGCCATTTCGAGAATGAAACATTCTCTGCCGATGGTGCTAAATTGATTATCAACGGTATTAGCTCACACCCTGGTTTTGCCAAAGGTAATATGCAAAGCGCTATTAAAATTGCGGGAAAGATTATTGCTGCCCTGCCACACGAACTTTCGCCCGAAGGCACCGAAGGTATGGAAGGTTTTGTGCACCCGGTATCGGTAAGCGGCCACGCCGAGCAGGCGGTGATTGATTTTATTATCCGCGATTTTGAGGATGAAAAATTGGTTGACTATGCCAACGTGATTCGCAGTATTGCTAATGGGGTAATTAAAAGTTTCCCGGGTACGACGTTTGATCTACAAGTGAAGGAACAATACCGAAACATGAAAAAGGTACTGGATCAACATCCTAAAATTACCGAATATGGTTTAGAGGCTATTAAACGTGCCGGATTAAAACCAGAGCTGAAAAGCATCCGTGGTGGTACTGATGGTTCGCGCTTATCATTTATGGGATTGCCTTGCCCTAATATTTTTGCCGGCGAGCATGCGTTTCATGGTAAACAGGAATGGGTTTCTATACAGGATATGCAAAAGGCAGTGGAAGTTATTTTGAACCTGGCAGAGGTTTGGGAAGAAAATAGTTAA
- a CDS encoding DUF4407 domain-containing protein, which yields MNKITRFFWFCSGAHIGTLKKYPIEHNKYVGIGATIFFTALFASLSGGYAMYFVFSGNAFAVGFAILFGLLWGTAIFNMDRYIVSSINKQGSTNSQILQASPRILLAIMIGVVISRPLELKIFDKEIRQKLKTAYMKGQHSKIDTLQKTYQQKYAMELGHNLDLKKEKDSLEKDINHSRYELNQEVFGDKTNQTSGISGYGTYAKQKQAVLQEKEARLKTVTDDLGKMDNYLGQRKNYEGLNNLRLFSDQQLDSLANVAGFADRNWALGQLSYNANGTRDLDTYLAESFIGYLFILFECLPVFVKLMSPKGPYDVALAKISEANMHFAERDKDRDMAVTDEVYDYQLANDVEHRKKLITGQSEYDLGRHSYE from the coding sequence ATGAATAAAATCACCCGTTTCTTTTGGTTCTGTTCGGGCGCACATATAGGTACACTAAAAAAATACCCTATCGAACATAATAAGTATGTTGGTATAGGGGCTACTATATTCTTTACAGCGCTTTTTGCGTCGCTTTCGGGCGGTTACGCAATGTATTTTGTTTTCAGCGGTAATGCTTTTGCCGTTGGGTTTGCTATATTGTTTGGCTTACTCTGGGGCACGGCCATTTTTAATATGGACCGCTACATTGTATCCAGCATTAATAAACAAGGCAGTACTAATTCGCAGATTTTACAAGCTTCACCGCGTATTTTACTGGCCATAATGATTGGTGTGGTGATCTCCCGTCCACTTGAATTGAAGATCTTTGACAAAGAAATTCGGCAGAAATTGAAAACGGCTTACATGAAGGGCCAGCACAGCAAAATTGATACGCTGCAAAAAACGTATCAGCAAAAATATGCGATGGAGCTTGGCCACAACCTCGACCTGAAGAAAGAAAAAGATTCATTGGAAAAAGACATTAACCACTCACGCTACGAGTTAAACCAGGAAGTTTTTGGCGATAAAACCAACCAAACTTCGGGCATTTCGGGCTACGGTACTTACGCTAAACAAAAGCAGGCCGTATTACAGGAAAAAGAAGCGAGGCTGAAAACCGTTACTGACGATCTGGGTAAAATGGACAACTACCTGGGCCAGAGAAAAAATTACGAAGGGTTAAACAACCTCCGCTTATTCTCAGATCAACAGTTGGATAGTTTGGCCAATGTGGCCGGTTTTGCCGACCGTAACTGGGCTTTAGGTCAGCTCTCATATAATGCCAATGGCACCCGCGATCTTGATACTTATCTTGCCGAATCATTTATTGGATACCTGTTTATCTTGTTCGAGTGTTTGCCGGTATTTGTTAAGCTGATGTCGCCCAAAGGCCCTTATGATGTTGCCCTTGCCAAGATCTCCGAAGCCAACATGCACTTTGCCGAGCGCGACAAAGACCGCGACATGGCCGTTACCGACGAGGTTTACGATTACCAGTTAGCCAATGATGTAGAGCACCGAAAAAAACTCATTACCGGGCAATCTGAATATGATTTGGGGCGGCATAGTTATGAGTAG
- a CDS encoding HigA family addiction module antitoxin has product MANVFDKEGNEIKTSVAFHPGEFLLEEVEERGLKKTEFAKEIGMLPGNLSELFKGKRNINARIAVKLEKALGVSAEYWLGLQSAFDLMHAREQEHAA; this is encoded by the coding sequence ATGGCAAATGTATTTGATAAAGAAGGTAACGAGATAAAAACATCGGTAGCATTTCATCCGGGCGAATTTTTGCTGGAAGAGGTAGAAGAGCGTGGTTTAAAGAAAACTGAATTCGCAAAAGAGATTGGCATGTTACCCGGTAATTTAAGCGAATTATTTAAAGGCAAACGTAATATTAATGCCCGCATTGCGGTTAAATTGGAGAAAGCTCTTGGTGTCAGTGCTGAATATTGGCTTGGCCTGCAATCGGCTTTTGACCTAATGCATGCCCGTGAGCAGGAGCATGCTGCTTAG
- a CDS encoding M28 family metallopeptidase, translated as MAINQSKMMMKKTLIATALVLSSAYGFSQDVNKLIKEDDVRKVISTLADDNMQGRATFTPGIEKAAQFIEGEYKKAGLEPLPGNADFRQNFKMTHVTPVKLQASINGADVPADHIVAMSNSTINWANNADIPVIKVGADQNFQTEFRNIRKNGKSALVLVDPKFADYFSRIHNAFGKGTNSLKPAEGGPQIVFVLGTFDDVKSYTVNVEIKSEQLPLFNVTGMIKGKTKPDEYVIFGGHYDHLGILKPMEGDSIANGADDDASGTTAVITLAKYFKKLNNNARTIIFVAFTAEEIGEYGSQYFATQVDPQKVSAMFNIEMIGKASKFGENSAFITGYERSDFGKILQKNLEGTQFKFYPDPYTEQNLFYRSDNASLARVGVPAHTISTDQIDIDKYYHTVKDELSTLDVANITSTIRAIALSSQTIIAGKDTPTRIPPATVN; from the coding sequence ATGGCTATCAACCAAAGTAAAATGATGATGAAGAAAACCCTTATAGCAACGGCGCTTGTATTAAGCAGCGCTTATGGCTTTAGTCAGGATGTAAACAAACTGATTAAGGAAGATGATGTACGCAAAGTGATCAGCACGCTGGCCGATGATAACATGCAGGGCCGCGCAACTTTTACACCCGGTATTGAGAAAGCCGCACAGTTTATTGAAGGCGAATACAAAAAAGCAGGTTTAGAGCCATTGCCGGGGAATGCAGATTTTCGTCAGAATTTTAAAATGACGCACGTTACGCCGGTAAAATTGCAGGCCAGTATTAATGGAGCAGATGTACCAGCTGATCACATCGTTGCCATGAGCAACAGTACCATTAACTGGGCTAACAATGCCGATATCCCTGTAATAAAAGTTGGAGCAGATCAAAACTTCCAAACCGAGTTCCGCAATATCCGCAAGAACGGTAAAAGCGCACTGGTGCTGGTTGATCCAAAATTTGCAGACTATTTTAGCCGTATCCACAACGCATTTGGAAAAGGCACAAACTCGTTAAAGCCGGCCGAAGGCGGGCCTCAGATTGTATTTGTACTGGGCACTTTTGATGATGTAAAATCGTACACGGTTAATGTTGAAATCAAAAGCGAGCAATTGCCATTATTCAATGTTACAGGTATGATTAAAGGCAAAACCAAACCGGATGAGTATGTGATCTTCGGCGGCCATTATGATCACCTGGGTATCCTTAAACCGATGGAAGGTGATAGTATTGCCAATGGCGCTGATGATGATGCATCTGGTACTACCGCGGTTATTACTTTGGCTAAATACTTCAAGAAACTGAACAACAATGCCCGCACTATCATCTTCGTAGCATTTACTGCCGAAGAGATTGGCGAGTACGGCTCACAATATTTTGCTACTCAGGTTGATCCTCAAAAAGTATCGGCTATGTTTAATATTGAAATGATTGGTAAAGCATCGAAATTCGGCGAGAACTCAGCCTTTATTACAGGTTATGAGCGATCTGATTTTGGTAAGATCTTACAAAAGAATCTGGAGGGAACCCAATTTAAATTTTATCCCGATCCATACACAGAACAAAACCTATTTTACCGCAGTGATAATGCTTCATTAGCCCGTGTAGGCGTACCGGCGCATACTATCTCAACAGATCAGATTGATATTGATAAATATTATCACACGGTTAAAGATGAGCTGAGCACTTTGGATGTTGCCAATATTACTTCAACCATTCGTGCGATAGCGTTAAGTTCCCAAACTATTATTGCAGGTAAAGATACACCAACACGCATCCCGCCCGCAACGGTAAATTAA
- a CDS encoding GNAT family N-acetyltransferase, whose amino-acid sequence MYTITTATIQDVETIRQLAEATWWPTYSPILEEEQIRFMLDLIYNAEGLERQITNSEQIFLLLKEGDKAVAFAGYSPYDGEAATYKLHKLYCLPETQGKGYGRVLIDTVSRIAADAGASKLLLNVNRYNKSLSFYQKMGFGIAREEDIAIGPYWMNDYIMQKPLIP is encoded by the coding sequence ATGTACACTATTACCACCGCCACCATACAAGATGTTGAAACTATCCGTCAGCTCGCTGAAGCTACCTGGTGGCCTACTTACTCACCTATACTGGAGGAGGAACAGATCCGTTTTATGCTCGATCTGATATATAATGCAGAGGGACTGGAAAGGCAAATAACGAACAGCGAGCAAATATTTTTATTGTTGAAAGAAGGTGATAAAGCCGTAGCATTTGCAGGTTACTCGCCTTATGATGGGGAAGCTGCTACATATAAACTGCATAAACTTTATTGCCTGCCTGAAACCCAGGGCAAAGGTTATGGCCGTGTGCTGATTGATACCGTGAGCCGCATTGCTGCCGATGCCGGGGCAAGTAAACTATTGTTGAACGTTAACCGCTATAATAAATCACTCTCTTTTTACCAAAAAATGGGCTTCGGCATTGCCCGTGAAGAGGACATTGCCATAGGCCCATATTGGATGAATGATTATATAATGCAGAAACCGCTAATCCCTTAA
- a CDS encoding M61 family metallopeptidase, giving the protein MKKLLLAVSALGLWSAAAVAQESPVYYSIAFPNAVHHEAEISMRLTQVPSGPLKFRMSRSSPGRYATHEFGKNVYNVKAVDKNEKPLVVNQLEGDVYEIQNHDDGVKITYTLFGNWVDGTYVGIDESHAHLNMPATLMWAIGMDKRPIHIQFPDVEKHGWKVATQLKSEGYNTYMATDLQYVMDSPTELSNYKEYSWEVVNTDGKKEPIHLTSHSDDDQATVDAFGKMVQRVVLEEKAVYGELPTYDFGEYTFIQDVYPTDSGDGMEHRNSTCITQPAAKIAGNEKRLLGTFSHEYFHSWNVERIRPKTLEPFNFEHANMSNELWFAEGFTQYYGELLLSRAGFNTNEDFYKSAAGLINSVLNTPGGTNYSAVQASRYAVFADAGVAIDPTNKNNIFNSYYSYGGAVALALDLRLRSEFNITLDDYMRQVWLAHGKVEKAYTIPDLQKVLANLTKNPTFAANFYKKYVYGLEKNDYAALLDKAGLILQRANPGKAWAGRIAAPSFRGSEGQSRSAGSDGLLITSSTQVGTPAYKAGLDGGDRITQADGQPIKDGASFNTIVAAKKPGDKIEVVYSNRTGEHKTTIALEEDPTYEVVAYEKAGKTPTESQLALRNAWLSTKVK; this is encoded by the coding sequence ATGAAAAAACTATTACTTGCTGTTAGCGCCCTCGGGCTATGGTCGGCGGCTGCGGTTGCGCAGGAGAGCCCCGTATACTACTCTATCGCGTTCCCCAATGCGGTGCATCACGAAGCCGAAATCAGCATGCGTTTAACTCAGGTGCCAAGCGGTCCGTTAAAATTCAGGATGAGCCGTTCGTCGCCGGGCAGGTATGCAACGCACGAGTTCGGTAAAAATGTGTACAACGTAAAAGCTGTAGATAAAAACGAAAAGCCACTTGTTGTTAACCAACTGGAAGGCGATGTATACGAAATACAAAACCATGATGACGGCGTAAAGATAACGTATACCCTTTTTGGTAACTGGGTTGATGGTACCTATGTGGGCATCGACGAAAGCCATGCCCACCTTAACATGCCCGCCACGCTGATGTGGGCTATAGGGATGGATAAACGTCCTATCCACATCCAGTTCCCTGATGTGGAGAAACATGGCTGGAAAGTAGCTACCCAACTAAAATCAGAAGGTTATAATACCTACATGGCCACCGATCTGCAATATGTAATGGATAGCCCAACCGAACTATCTAACTACAAAGAATATAGTTGGGAAGTGGTGAATACCGATGGCAAGAAAGAGCCGATCCACTTAACCAGCCACTCTGATGATGACCAGGCTACGGTTGATGCTTTCGGCAAAATGGTACAGCGTGTAGTGCTTGAAGAAAAAGCCGTTTACGGCGAATTGCCTACTTACGATTTTGGCGAATACACATTTATACAGGATGTATACCCAACAGATTCTGGCGATGGTATGGAGCACCGCAACTCTACCTGTATCACGCAGCCAGCAGCTAAAATTGCGGGCAATGAAAAACGTTTGTTAGGTACATTCTCGCACGAATATTTTCACAGCTGGAATGTGGAACGCATCCGCCCTAAAACCCTGGAGCCATTTAATTTTGAGCATGCCAACATGAGCAACGAGCTTTGGTTTGCCGAAGGTTTTACCCAATATTATGGCGAGCTATTATTAAGCCGTGCCGGTTTTAACACCAATGAAGATTTTTATAAAAGCGCAGCCGGATTGATCAATTCGGTATTAAATACGCCGGGAGGTACTAACTATTCGGCAGTACAGGCCAGTCGTTACGCGGTGTTTGCAGATGCTGGTGTAGCCATCGATCCAACCAATAAAAACAATATTTTTAATAGCTATTACAGCTACGGAGGTGCAGTTGCCCTGGCGCTCGATCTGCGTTTACGTAGCGAGTTTAACATCACTTTGGATGATTATATGCGCCAGGTATGGCTGGCACATGGCAAGGTAGAAAAAGCTTATACCATCCCAGATCTGCAAAAGGTATTGGCTAACCTTACTAAGAACCCAACTTTTGCTGCCAACTTTTATAAGAAATACGTTTACGGTTTAGAGAAAAACGATTACGCTGCTTTATTGGATAAAGCCGGTTTAATATTACAACGTGCCAACCCGGGTAAAGCATGGGCTGGCCGTATTGCTGCACCATCGTTTCGTGGAAGCGAGGGACAGTCGCGCAGCGCAGGTAGCGATGGTTTGCTGATTACTTCGAGCACACAAGTAGGCACACCGGCATACAAAGCAGGCTTAGATGGTGGTGACAGGATTACCCAGGCCGATGGCCAACCGATAAAAGATGGTGCATCATTCAATACCATTGTAGCTGCCAAAAAGCCGGGCGATAAAATAGAAGTAGTTTATAGCAACCGTACCGGCGAGCATAAAACAACCATTGCTTTAGAAGAAGACCCAACTTACGAAGTTGTAGCTTACGAGAAAGCTGGTAAAACACCAACCGAATCACAATTGGCTTTGCGTAACGCATGGCTATCAACCAAAGTAAAATGA
- a CDS encoding type II toxin-antitoxin system RelE/ParE family toxin — MRVIIEDDYLANLYHNGKSSGKPRFNIDIELGFIKRITQMEQAQSTNDLRVLKSLHFEKLSGDLSGKYSIRVNKAFRIVFRIEKDGNNTRVEIICVEELNNHYS, encoded by the coding sequence ATGCGCGTCATTATTGAAGACGACTATTTAGCTAACCTATATCACAATGGTAAAAGCAGTGGAAAGCCCAGATTTAATATAGATATTGAATTAGGTTTTATTAAGCGTATAACTCAAATGGAGCAAGCCCAAAGCACAAATGATTTACGTGTTTTAAAGTCTCTTCATTTCGAGAAATTAAGTGGTGATTTGTCTGGCAAATATTCAATCAGGGTTAATAAAGCTTTTCGTATTGTTTTCAGAATTGAAAAGGATGGTAATAATACAAGGGTTGAAATTATTTGTGTAGAAGAGTTAAATAATCATTATTCATAA
- a CDS encoding DUF6358 family protein — MGKKMLLNTVYTVGIVVCIAILIWGVQNNRYEFVMAAALLAAVFVVLKIKLLKEVRGIINSKK; from the coding sequence ATGGGTAAGAAAATGCTCCTCAATACAGTGTATACTGTAGGTATAGTGGTTTGTATAGCTATATTAATATGGGGTGTACAAAACAACCGCTACGAGTTTGTAATGGCTGCCGCATTGCTTGCAGCTGTATTTGTTGTACTAAAAATTAAGCTGCTTAAAGAAGTACGCGGCATCATCAACAGTAAAAAATAA
- a CDS encoding MmcQ/YjbR family DNA-binding protein has product MNVEEVRDYCMQKPATTEGLPFGEDTLVFKVAGKIFLLIGLEQGNRFNVKCDPELAIELREQHTEVQPGYHMNKTHWNTVFIDGSLTYKQIYGMIDHSYALIVKSLPKKVQAELAGD; this is encoded by the coding sequence ATGAATGTTGAAGAAGTCCGCGATTACTGCATGCAAAAGCCCGCCACCACCGAAGGTTTGCCCTTCGGCGAAGACACCCTGGTTTTTAAAGTAGCCGGTAAAATATTTCTGTTGATCGGCCTCGAACAGGGCAACCGATTCAACGTAAAGTGCGACCCCGAACTGGCCATTGAGCTGCGCGAGCAACACACCGAAGTACAGCCCGGTTACCACATGAATAAAACGCATTGGAATACGGTTTTTATTGATGGTTCACTCACGTATAAGCAGATCTATGGAATGATTGATCATTCGTACGCCCTGATTGTTAAAAGTTTGCCCAAGAAGGTGCAGGCGGAGCTGGCGGGGGATTGA
- a CDS encoding rhodanese-like domain-containing protein translates to MKEISVQELKEMKDSGADFQLIDVREDFEYQMSNLDGENIPLGGILIETDKISHDKPVVIMCRSGKRSAVALYQLEQQGYTNLSNLQGGILAWQQDIDPTITVY, encoded by the coding sequence ATGAAAGAAATATCAGTACAGGAACTAAAAGAAATGAAAGATAGCGGTGCAGACTTTCAATTGATAGATGTGCGCGAAGACTTTGAATACCAAATGTCGAACCTTGATGGCGAGAACATTCCGCTGGGTGGCATTTTAATCGAAACAGATAAAATAAGCCATGATAAACCGGTGGTTATTATGTGCCGTAGCGGCAAACGCAGCGCGGTAGCTTTATACCAGTTAGAGCAACAAGGTTATACTAATTTATCCAATCTGCAAGGCGGCATACTGGCCTGGCAACAAGATATCGATCCAACTATAACTGTATATTAA
- a CDS encoding ABC transporter ATP-binding protein, translated as MIEVKDLKKVYAGVAVVNIPELSIAKGESIGLIGNNGAGKTTLFRMMLDLIRPEQGEVISNGEPVAGHEHWKNFTAAYLDEGFLIDYLTPEEYFYFIGGLHKYTRAQVDEYLASMADFFNGEILKRGKYIRDLSKGNQCKVGVASCLLQNPEFLMLDEPFANIDPSTQIRLKNILKELNGKGVTTLVSSHDLNHVTDVCDRILLMEKGKIIKDIETNSSTLAELEAYFAVGGQVV; from the coding sequence ATGATTGAAGTAAAAGATTTAAAGAAAGTTTACGCAGGTGTTGCTGTTGTAAACATACCGGAGTTAAGTATTGCCAAAGGCGAAAGCATTGGTTTGATAGGCAATAACGGCGCGGGTAAAACCACGCTGTTCAGGATGATGCTTGATCTGATCCGCCCCGAGCAAGGCGAAGTAATTTCAAACGGCGAACCTGTTGCCGGACATGAGCATTGGAAGAACTTTACCGCCGCTTACCTCGACGAAGGTTTCCTGATTGATTACCTTACCCCCGAAGAATACTTCTACTTCATAGGCGGCCTGCACAAATATACCCGCGCCCAGGTTGATGAGTACCTGGCAAGCATGGCCGATTTTTTTAACGGCGAGATCCTGAAACGCGGTAAATACATCCGCGACTTATCCAAAGGAAATCAATGTAAAGTTGGCGTTGCATCTTGCCTGCTGCAAAACCCAGAGTTTTTAATGCTGGATGAACCCTTCGCCAATATCGACCCAAGTACGCAGATCCGCCTTAAAAATATTTTAAAAGAGCTCAACGGCAAAGGTGTAACCACCCTGGTATCGAGCCACGATTTAAACCACGTAACCGATGTTTGCGACCGGATCTTACTCATGGAGAAAGGTAAGATTATTAAGGACATTGAAACTAATTCATCAACATTAGCAGAGTTAGAGGCTTATTTTGCTGTGGGAGGGCAAGTGGTATAG
- a CDS encoding prohibitin family protein — translation MFIAIVGLIVLIAGFGVKRSPSDASHYGGLITKVGIAIIALGVILASFKIIDPGKVGVQTLFGKVQDEVLPSGLHIINPLVDITTFSIQTENYTMSAVNSEGQKEGDDAIRVLSSDGLEVTIDLSVLYKVDPNKAPFIYQNIGPEYVEKIVRPVTRTAIRDNAVNYQAVDLYSVKRQEFQERINRTIMANFAKNGLVLQQILVRNVSLPASVKASIESKINAEQESQKMQFVLAKERQEADRKRVEAQGIADYQKILSTGLSDKQLQYESIKAQKEIALSPNAKVIIMGGGKNPIILSDK, via the coding sequence ATGTTCATTGCAATTGTTGGCCTCATAGTGCTTATAGCAGGCTTTGGGGTAAAACGTTCGCCCTCTGATGCCAGCCATTACGGCGGGCTGATTACCAAAGTAGGGATCGCCATTATTGCGCTTGGCGTGATACTCGCGTCATTTAAAATAATTGATCCCGGCAAGGTGGGCGTGCAAACGCTTTTCGGCAAGGTGCAGGATGAGGTATTACCCAGCGGGTTGCACATTATTAACCCGCTGGTTGATATCACCACTTTTAGCATCCAGACCGAAAACTACACCATGAGCGCAGTAAACAGTGAGGGACAAAAAGAGGGTGATGATGCAATCAGGGTACTTTCTTCTGACGGGCTGGAGGTTACCATCGACCTATCTGTTTTATACAAGGTTGACCCTAATAAGGCGCCTTTTATTTATCAGAATATCGGCCCCGAGTATGTAGAGAAGATCGTTCGCCCGGTTACGCGTACCGCCATTAGAGATAATGCGGTTAACTACCAGGCAGTTGATCTGTATTCGGTAAAACGCCAGGAGTTTCAGGAAAGGATAAACCGTACCATTATGGCCAACTTTGCTAAAAACGGGTTAGTGTTGCAGCAGATCTTGGTACGTAACGTAAGTTTACCGGCATCTGTAAAGGCCAGCATCGAATCAAAGATCAATGCAGAGCAGGAATCGCAGAAAATGCAATTCGTGCTTGCCAAAGAACGCCAGGAAGCCGACCGTAAACGCGTAGAAGCTCAAGGTATAGCCGATTATCAGAAGATCCTGTCGACAGGTTTATCTGACAAGCAACTGCAATACGAAAGTATTAAAGCGCAAAAGGAAATTGCCCTTTCGCCTAATGCCAAAGTGATTATTATGGGCGGAGGGAAGAACCCGATTATTTTAAGCGATAAATAG